The Zonotrichia albicollis isolate bZonAlb1 chromosome 6, bZonAlb1.hap1, whole genome shotgun sequence genome window below encodes:
- the EPS8L2 gene encoding epidermal growth factor receptor kinase substrate 8-like protein 2: MDELNDELLKKITNNKIQPPHRNFKVEKPQQVFVPLTFESSTEEVKAWLEAKSFSKETVEHLGILTGAQLFSLNREELKKVCGDEGNRVYSKITVEKNQLEKSRGETELQEIMKRRQERIDSAN, encoded by the exons ATGGATGAGCTGAACGACGAGCTGCTAAAGAAGATCACAAACAATAAAATTCAGCCTCCCCACAGGAATTTCAAGGTGGAAAAGCCTCAGCAAGTTTTTGTGCCCCTCACCTTTGAATCCAGCACTGAAGAAGTCAAAGCCTGGCTGGAGGCCAAGTCATTCAGCAAAGA GACCGTGGAACACCTGGGCATCCTCACCGGAGCTCAGCTCTTCTCCCTCAACAGAGAGGAGCTGAAGAAGGTGTGTGGTGATGAGGGGAACAGAGTGTACAGCAAGATCACGGTGGAGAAAAACCAGCTGGAG AAAAGCAGAGGGGagacagagctccaggagaTCATGAAGCGCCGCCAGGAAAGGATTGATTCTGCTAATTAA